In Candidatus Poribacteria bacterium, the following proteins share a genomic window:
- a CDS encoding polyprenyl synthetase family protein, whose translation KLVYEFLLSGNYNFYPDHIGDAVFSYMRQGGKSLRPAVLLFSCGAVGGDERRAVPAAAAVEVFHTWTLVHDDIIDRDKTRRGGPTVHEEFRIRAIEEMGYRSSEAKHYGMSVAMLAGDMQQGWAVSILADMALKGDIDPKLALYLIRDSEMRVLSILIDGELRDIQYSKVPMELLNETLILDMLWKKTGILYEFAGKAGAMIGLNTTDPNHEYVKAISSFTSKCGTAFQLQDDILGVVGDEKKLGKPVGSDIREGKRTLVLYHAYQNANPSQKEFLMSVLGNPRAKLSQIKEAIKLLRDLGGVSYTAHMARSYIIDALTYLESIPPSPYKDLLESWALYMIERKF comes from the coding sequence AAAACTCGTCTATGAGTTTCTCCTTTCGGGGAATTACAACTTTTATCCGGACCACATAGGCGATGCCGTCTTCAGCTATATGAGACAGGGGGGCAAATCACTTCGGCCTGCCGTGTTGCTCTTTTCATGCGGGGCCGTCGGGGGAGATGAGAGGAGGGCGGTTCCGGCGGCGGCCGCTGTGGAGGTTTTCCACACCTGGACGCTCGTCCACGATGATATCATCGACAGGGATAAAACCAGACGGGGCGGACCGACCGTTCATGAGGAGTTCAGGATAAGGGCGATAGAGGAGATGGGATACAGATCCTCCGAGGCAAAGCACTATGGCATGTCGGTCGCCATGCTGGCCGGGGATATGCAGCAGGGATGGGCGGTTTCAATCCTGGCCGACATGGCCTTAAAAGGAGATATAGATCCGAAGCTGGCTCTCTATCTGATAAGGGATTCCGAGATGAGGGTTCTCAGTATCCTGATAGACGGCGAGCTGAGGGATATACAGTATTCGAAGGTACCTATGGAACTCCTAAATGAAACCCTCATCCTGGACATGCTTTGGAAGAAGACGGGGATTCTATACGAATTTGCCGGAAAGGCCGGGGCGATGATAGGGTTGAACACCACCGATCCGAATCACGAATACGTCAAGGCCATATCCTCCTTCACGAGCAAATGTGGAACCGCATTCCAGCTTCAGGACGACATTCTGGGCGTGGTGGGCGACGAGAAGAAGCTGGGCAAACCGGTCGGCTCTGATATCCGTGAGGGCAAGAGAACCCTGGTGTTATATCACGCCTATCAGAACGCCAATCCATCCCAAAAGGAGTTCCTGATGTCGGTTCTGGGGAACCCGAGAGCCAAACTCTCCCAGATAAAGGAGGCGATAAAACTGCTCAGGGATCTGGGAGGGGTGAGCTATACGGCTCATATGGCAAGGTCATATATCATCGACGCGCTGACATATCTCGAATCCATTCCGCCATCGCCGTATAAAGATCTGCTTGAATCATGGGCGCTATATATGATAGAGAGGAAGTTCTGA